CCAAGAAGGGGGTTCCCATTTATCCACAAACTTTGGAAACTTATAATGGACATGTCACATATTTGAAGGAGCAAGAATGATTGTATTAAAACCTGTGGATGAAAGTTCCTATCAAGCCGTCTTGGACTTGACAGTAGCCGAGGCAGATAAGGGCTTCGTGGCTCCCAACGTGCGTTCCTTGGCAGATGCCTGGCTATACAGAATGAATGGTGATGTCTTTCCCTATGCCATCTGGGCAGATGAGCAGGTTGTTGGCTTTGCCTTGATTGATATTGATGAGGACATCCAGCAGTATATGCTCTGGCAGTTTATGATTGGTCAAGAATTTCAGGGGAAAGGCTATGGTCAGGCAGCTTTGGAAGCTGTTATTCAACTGGCTCAGAAGCACCCTGTCTGCAATCATTTGATTGTCTCCTATGTCAAGGGCAACCAAAAGATGGCAAGACTCTTGGAGAAAAATGGTTTTGTCTTAGATCTTGAAGAAGAAAGGGAATTGGTGTTCCGTTTGGAAACGCCTGGGGTCAAGTTTTGAAATCCGCATTGTTAGTCGTTGACATTCAGCATTTGCCTGTAGAAGGCAAGCCCTATGGGATTGAAAATCGGCTTCGGCTCTGGCAAGATAGCCTTGCTCAAGCCCGTCAAGCGGAGCTAGAGGTCATCCATGTCCGCCATCATGACCAGGAATTGGTCAAGGGGACTGCTGACTGGGAGATTCACTCAACTGTTGCCCCCTTAGCTAGTGAGAAGATTTTCGATAAGACCTTTAATAGTGCCTTCAAGGAAACGGGGCTTCATGCTTATTTGCAGGAAAAGGGAATTGAGCAGCTCATCATCATGGGCATGGCGACCAATTTTTGCATTGACACGACGATTAAAGTAGCCTTTGAACTAGGCTACAAGGTAGCTGTGATTCAGGACGGAACGACGACAGGTTATTCAGGCAAATTGGATGCCAAGGACTTGATTGACCACTACCAAAACATCTGGTCATGGAATTTTGCCCA
The sequence above is a segment of the Streptococcus suis genome. Coding sequences within it:
- a CDS encoding GNAT family N-acetyltransferase, translated to MIVLKPVDESSYQAVLDLTVAEADKGFVAPNVRSLADAWLYRMNGDVFPYAIWADEQVVGFALIDIDEDIQQYMLWQFMIGQEFQGKGYGQAALEAVIQLAQKHPVCNHLIVSYVKGNQKMARLLEKNGFVLDLEEERELVFRLETPGVKF
- a CDS encoding cysteine hydrolase produces the protein MKSALLVVDIQHLPVEGKPYGIENRLRLWQDSLAQARQAELEVIHVRHHDQELVKGTADWEIHSTVAPLASEKIFDKTFNSAFKETGLHAYLQEKGIEQLIIMGMATNFCIDTTIKVAFELGYKVAVIQDGTTTGYSGKLDAKDLIDHYQNIWSWNFAQVDTLENIIRG